A region of uncultured Draconibacterium sp. DNA encodes the following proteins:
- a CDS encoding glycoside hydrolase family 32 protein, with protein sequence MKSPASILLLILVVFWGCTGNKGQKTAVSLHFNPKDSMLQNPIALIYAKDSYHLFFNYTVDGEVKFGQAESNDLLNWSNKSISFESEEAEVQNIKTIVADWNQTTDYSAEASALIAFGTVAENYGELTISYSNDNGYSWKQDIENTITLADFNASIQDVKVFWNDETQAWIMLTLSGYEVRFYSSADLENWEYLSRFGDDVALKSGSWTSIDFFPMEITETNETNWVLFISADSGSPNEGSGVQYFVGSFDGFVYQASHNKPKWIDHGSDLYQAVVLSDYRLVNKKPVLIGTLYNSIYEKFNIPNNSSTEFSLARQLALKERFYDYYLFSEPVKAIEKPATETINETELSDGKSMEKNLNLPIRIDLTFDVNSRLYLGMAESFGLIITTKEGKELILGYQAERRYFYIADPSIQSDFPDSWDGFYYAPYVTNEPELDMTLIIDRNSAELFAMNGLISLSRKFSFGEESVQVSLFSETGTVKLLEGAITEF encoded by the coding sequence ATGAAAAGTCCGGCTTCAATTTTATTGCTGATTTTGGTTGTTTTCTGGGGATGTACAGGAAATAAAGGGCAGAAAACTGCTGTTTCCCTGCATTTTAATCCGAAAGATTCAATGCTTCAGAATCCGATAGCTTTAATTTATGCCAAGGACAGCTATCACTTGTTTTTTAATTACACGGTTGACGGCGAAGTGAAGTTTGGACAGGCTGAAAGTAATGACTTGTTAAACTGGAGCAATAAATCAATAAGTTTTGAGTCGGAAGAAGCTGAAGTTCAGAATATAAAAACCATCGTAGCGGACTGGAATCAAACCACTGATTACAGTGCAGAAGCGTCTGCTTTGATTGCTTTCGGGACAGTTGCTGAGAACTATGGAGAACTGACCATCTCATACAGCAACGACAATGGATATTCATGGAAACAAGACATAGAAAACACGATTACACTCGCTGATTTTAACGCCTCCATTCAGGATGTAAAAGTGTTTTGGAATGATGAAACACAGGCCTGGATCATGTTAACACTTTCAGGTTATGAAGTGCGTTTTTATTCATCGGCAGATTTAGAAAACTGGGAATATCTAAGCCGTTTTGGCGATGATGTTGCGCTAAAATCTGGATCGTGGACAAGCATCGATTTTTTCCCGATGGAAATTACGGAAACCAACGAAACGAATTGGGTGCTTTTTATCAGTGCCGATAGCGGTTCGCCTAACGAAGGTAGCGGTGTTCAGTATTTTGTTGGTAGTTTCGATGGTTTTGTTTACCAGGCATCGCACAATAAACCAAAATGGATTGATCATGGAAGCGATCTTTATCAGGCCGTTGTTTTATCCGATTACCGGCTCGTTAACAAAAAGCCTGTTTTAATAGGAACTTTATACAATTCCATCTACGAAAAATTCAATATCCCAAATAATTCCTCAACCGAATTCTCGCTTGCCCGCCAACTAGCCTTAAAAGAAAGATTTTACGATTATTATTTATTTTCAGAACCGGTAAAAGCCATTGAAAAACCTGCCACAGAAACAATTAACGAAACAGAATTAAGCGATGGCAAATCAATGGAAAAGAACCTGAATTTGCCAATCCGAATCGACTTGACTTTCGACGTCAATAGCCGTTTATACCTGGGTATGGCGGAATCATTTGGCCTTATTATCACTACAAAGGAAGGCAAGGAGCTGATCCTGGGTTATCAGGCTGAGCGAAGATATTTTTATATTGCTGACCCCTCGATACAGAGCGATTTCCCCGATAGCTGGGATGGTTTTTACTATGCACCATACGTAACCAACGAGCCGGAACTGGATATGACGCTTATTATCGACAGGAACTCGGCCGAATTATTTGCCATGAACGGACTCATTTCCCTGTCGCGAAAGTTTTCTTTTGGCGAAGAATCGGTTCAGGTGAGCTTATTTAGTGAGACAGGAACCGTTAAATTATTGGAAGGAGCAATTACTGAATTCTAG
- a CDS encoding glycoside hydrolase family 32 protein, translating to MNHKNLNFMAAIVLLFALACSSGPKKSVENENITKPYTEKYRPQFHFSPDSAWMNDPNGMVYYEGEYHLFYQFYPDSTVWGPMHWGHAISTDLVHWQHLPIALYPDSLGYIFSGSAVVDRNNTTGFGSAENPPLIAIFTYHNPKIAQAGGVDMESQAIAFSLDKGRSWTKYEGNPVIPNDGNRDFRDPNVIWNEEIQQWNLVLSAHDHVQIYTSDDLKNWKHESDFGIDAGTHDGVWECPDLFPLQVEGTDETKWVLIVNINPGGPNGGSGTQYFLGDFDGYQFTAYSKETNWLDWGRDNYAGVTWSDIPKEDGRRIFLGWMSNWAYANVVPTEKWRSAMTLPRTLSLIKKEDQYVLKSTPVKETELITDNSTSVNIDEALKISGVKELDIQGLALNQSRLSLEFELGETLPESFGILLENELGENITLSYSASAKQFQFDRTQSGDMSFSDQFSGISVAPYKIASTVSIEIFVDAASAEVFVDGGDLVMTEIFFSSQPFSKLTVFTAGQPISLTKAKLENVNSIWH from the coding sequence ATGAACCACAAGAATTTGAATTTTATGGCTGCAATAGTACTGCTGTTTGCCTTGGCCTGTTCTTCCGGTCCGAAAAAAAGTGTTGAGAACGAAAATATAACAAAACCATACACTGAAAAGTATCGTCCGCAATTCCATTTCTCTCCGGATTCAGCATGGATGAACGACCCAAACGGAATGGTTTATTACGAAGGAGAATATCACCTTTTCTATCAATTTTATCCCGATAGCACGGTTTGGGGCCCCATGCATTGGGGCCATGCAATTAGCACCGATTTGGTACATTGGCAACACTTGCCCATTGCTTTATATCCCGACAGTTTGGGGTATATTTTTTCGGGAAGTGCTGTTGTTGACCGGAACAATACCACCGGATTTGGTTCGGCTGAAAATCCGCCATTAATAGCAATTTTTACCTATCATAATCCTAAAATCGCACAGGCCGGTGGTGTTGATATGGAATCGCAAGCCATTGCCTTTAGTCTGGATAAAGGAAGAAGTTGGACAAAATATGAAGGGAATCCGGTTATTCCAAACGATGGAAATCGCGATTTCCGTGATCCGAATGTGATTTGGAATGAAGAAATTCAACAATGGAATCTTGTACTTTCTGCACACGATCATGTTCAGATTTATACTTCCGATGATTTAAAAAACTGGAAACACGAAAGCGATTTTGGGATTGATGCCGGAACACACGATGGCGTATGGGAATGTCCCGATTTATTCCCGCTGCAAGTTGAAGGAACCGATGAAACAAAGTGGGTGTTGATTGTGAATATCAATCCGGGCGGGCCAAATGGTGGCTCCGGAACACAATATTTTTTGGGTGACTTTGATGGATATCAGTTTACTGCCTACTCAAAAGAAACAAATTGGCTGGATTGGGGACGCGATAATTACGCCGGTGTAACATGGTCTGATATTCCAAAGGAAGACGGTCGCCGGATATTTCTGGGATGGATGAGCAACTGGGCTTACGCTAATGTTGTGCCAACTGAGAAATGGCGCAGTGCAATGACCTTACCCCGAACGCTTTCGTTAATCAAAAAGGAGGATCAGTACGTGCTGAAATCGACTCCGGTTAAAGAAACAGAGCTGATTACAGATAATTCAACATCAGTGAATATTGATGAGGCGTTGAAAATTTCGGGAGTGAAAGAGCTGGATATACAAGGTTTGGCATTAAATCAGAGTCGCTTATCACTGGAATTTGAATTGGGCGAAACCTTGCCCGAATCATTTGGAATTCTGCTTGAAAATGAACTGGGTGAAAATATCACACTCAGCTATTCTGCATCGGCAAAGCAGTTTCAGTTTGATAGAACACAATCGGGAGACATGAGTTTTTCAGATCAATTTTCCGGAATCTCGGTTGCACCATACAAAATTGCATCGACTGTAAGCATTGAAATATTTGTAGATGCCGCATCTGCCGAAGTTTTTGTAGATGGTGGTGATTTGGTAATGACAGAGATCTTTTTTAGCTCTCAACCTTTTAGCAAATTGACGGTTTTTACCGCCGGACAACCCATTTCTTTAACAAAAGCAAAACTTGAAAATGTAAATTCCATCTGGCACTAA
- a CDS encoding Crp/Fnr family transcriptional regulator produces MRENNYDCQTCENSNCLIKKHITNDSVQTYLQQKNTFNCNQGQQFILEGAPVNGLYFIYSGAVKVYRQTASKESQIIRFSKNGEIVGHRGFGTDYVYNISASALKDTILCNFSSSVLIEMLHKAPSLMFDFMLFYADQLQRSEANSKLFIQMSVRERVINGLLFIENKFGQTDGYINMTLSRRDIAEFAGTSTDQVIRVISALKKEGLLIAKGKKLGIPDLDKFAAQLKQTSYFLEG; encoded by the coding sequence ATGCGCGAAAACAATTACGATTGCCAGACCTGCGAAAACTCGAACTGCCTTATAAAAAAGCACATTACGAATGATTCGGTTCAAACGTACCTGCAACAAAAGAATACATTTAATTGTAACCAGGGCCAACAGTTCATTCTGGAAGGAGCACCGGTTAACGGACTTTATTTTATTTACAGCGGGGCAGTAAAAGTTTACCGGCAAACAGCCAGTAAAGAATCGCAAATCATTCGCTTCTCGAAAAACGGGGAAATAGTTGGCCATCGTGGATTTGGAACCGACTATGTGTACAACATTAGTGCATCGGCACTAAAGGATACCATACTTTGTAATTTTTCAAGCAGTGTGCTGATTGAAATGTTACACAAGGCACCATCGCTCATGTTCGATTTTATGCTTTTTTATGCCGACCAGCTGCAAAGAAGTGAAGCCAACAGCAAATTATTTATCCAAATGTCGGTAAGAGAGCGGGTAATCAACGGTTTGCTTTTCATCGAGAATAAGTTTGGGCAAACCGATGGCTACATCAACATGACCTTGTCAAGACGCGACATAGCCGAATTTGCCGGTACATCAACCGATCAGGTTATTCGTGTAATATCTGCCTTAAAAAAAGAAGGTTTACTAATTGCAAAGGGCAAAAAACTGGGTATCCCCGATCTCGATAAATTTGCTGCCCAGTTGAAACAAACCAGCTATTTCCTTGAAGGGTAA
- a CDS encoding RagB/SusD family nutrient uptake outer membrane protein, translating to MKNIKIVIVALISLLAVSCDNYLETEPQGFISAGSPTAEGAEGLVTAAYAGIGNNDMIGPIASMWVYGSVRSDDAYKGGGGVSDVEPYNFYEQYNLTQPFQSWLAGLPYTWENYYRAISRANSALRTLNELTDEEFALRQTRIAEARFLRGHSHFMLKVLFKYVPYIDESLSNEEILQTSNREYSNDELWNKIAEDFEFAMNNLPESQSQVGRANKYAAAAYLAKLRLYQAYEQDENNQVVNINQSRMQEVVNLCEMVITSGQYSLQADFGENFMGGYDNGPESVFAIQFSISDGTTSGRLNFENGLNYPHGAPQYGCCGFHQPSQNMVNAFATDENGLPKFDSFNDVELSAADITPDGVTVDPRIDHSIGIDGHPYKYRNEESYIFSNSWVRDPGVYGYFQSMKEQQAADCSCYKKQGPFMGVSKNIDIIRYADVLLMQAEAYIELGQQDMARPLINQVRNRASESTSRTRFADGTAPSNYMISEYDGTNLAWTQDNARKALQWERRLEFALESPRFFDLVRWGIAEPTLNAYLEKEKTRKDFLNDAQFTAGRDEYFPIPQREIDFTKGLYEQNVGY from the coding sequence ATGAAAAATATAAAAATAGTTATAGTTGCGCTGATTAGCCTGTTGGCTGTCTCGTGCGATAATTACCTGGAAACTGAGCCGCAAGGGTTCATTTCAGCCGGAAGCCCAACGGCCGAAGGCGCTGAAGGTTTGGTTACCGCGGCTTACGCCGGAATTGGAAACAACGATATGATTGGCCCTATAGCAAGTATGTGGGTTTATGGTAGTGTGCGCTCTGACGATGCTTACAAAGGAGGCGGTGGTGTTTCCGATGTTGAGCCTTACAACTTTTACGAGCAATATAACCTTACTCAACCATTTCAGAGTTGGTTGGCCGGTTTGCCTTATACATGGGAAAATTATTACCGTGCTATTTCGCGTGCCAACTCGGCATTGCGCACTTTGAATGAGTTGACCGACGAAGAATTTGCGCTGCGTCAGACAAGGATTGCTGAAGCACGTTTCCTGAGAGGACATTCGCATTTTATGCTGAAAGTGTTGTTCAAATATGTTCCGTATATCGATGAAAGTCTGAGCAACGAAGAGATTCTTCAAACGTCAAACCGCGAATATTCAAACGATGAACTGTGGAATAAAATCGCTGAAGACTTTGAATTTGCGATGAATAATCTTCCCGAATCACAATCGCAGGTAGGTAGAGCCAATAAATATGCTGCTGCCGCTTACCTTGCAAAACTGAGATTATACCAGGCTTACGAGCAGGATGAAAACAACCAGGTTGTAAACATTAACCAAAGCCGTATGCAGGAAGTTGTTAACCTGTGCGAAATGGTTATAACATCCGGACAGTACAGTTTACAAGCTGATTTTGGTGAAAACTTTATGGGTGGTTACGATAATGGCCCTGAATCGGTTTTTGCTATTCAGTTTTCAATTAGCGACGGAACAACATCTGGACGTTTGAACTTCGAGAATGGACTGAACTACCCACACGGAGCTCCTCAATACGGATGTTGCGGATTCCATCAGCCAAGCCAGAATATGGTGAATGCTTTTGCAACCGATGAGAATGGTTTGCCAAAGTTCGATTCGTTTAACGATGTTGAGCTAAGTGCAGCAGATATTACTCCTGATGGTGTAACCGTTGATCCGCGTATCGATCACTCCATTGGTATCGACGGTCACCCGTATAAATACCGTAACGAGGAATCCTATATTTTCAGCAACAGCTGGGTACGTGATCCGGGTGTTTACGGGTACTTCCAAAGTATGAAAGAGCAGCAGGCTGCCGATTGTTCCTGCTACAAAAAGCAAGGGCCGTTTATGGGTGTATCAAAAAATATCGATATTATCCGTTATGCCGATGTACTGTTAATGCAGGCTGAAGCTTATATCGAGCTGGGACAGCAAGATATGGCCCGTCCGCTGATCAATCAGGTTCGTAATCGTGCCTCTGAAAGTACCAGCAGAACTCGTTTTGCTGATGGTACTGCTCCATCAAATTACATGATTTCGGAATACGATGGAACGAATTTAGCCTGGACACAGGATAACGCACGCAAAGCTTTACAATGGGAACGTCGGTTGGAGTTTGCTTTGGAAAGCCCACGCTTTTTCGACCTGGTACGTTGGGGAATTGCAGAACCAACTTTGAATGCATACCTGGAGAAAGAGAAAACAAGAAAAGATTTCCTGAATGATGCTCAATTTACTGCCGGAAGAGACGAGTATTTCCCGATTCCGCAGCGTGAGATAGACTTTACAAAAGGTTTGTACGAACAAAATGTTGGGTATTAA
- a CDS encoding ABC transporter ATP-binding protein has product MEVLTEEKIMLECRDIKKAYPTPKGDFVVLENFQLQAKESEFVSIIGHSGCGKSTLLTMIAGLNDITAGAITVANQPIQGAGPDRAVVFQSPSLFPWMTSLENVLIGVKQVFPHATTNQRLEICKYYLSKVGLADAFDKKAKDLSQGMKQRVGIARAFALKPKVLLLDEPFGMLDSMTRIELQDVLIDVWSKEKITAIMVTHDVDEAIFLSDRVIMMTSGPYAKVGEVAHINLERPRNRKTVVEHPDFYKYRQKLLTFLDH; this is encoded by the coding sequence ATGGAAGTATTAACTGAAGAAAAAATAATGCTGGAATGCCGCGATATTAAAAAGGCATATCCAACTCCAAAAGGCGATTTTGTTGTTTTAGAGAATTTCCAGTTACAGGCAAAAGAAAGCGAGTTCGTATCAATTATTGGCCACTCCGGTTGTGGTAAATCAACCCTACTGACCATGATTGCCGGTTTAAACGATATCACTGCCGGAGCAATTACTGTTGCTAACCAGCCGATTCAGGGAGCCGGCCCCGACCGGGCAGTGGTATTTCAATCGCCCAGCTTGTTTCCCTGGATGACGTCACTGGAAAATGTATTGATTGGCGTTAAACAGGTTTTTCCGCATGCAACCACCAATCAACGCCTTGAAATATGCAAATATTACCTCAGCAAAGTTGGCTTGGCAGATGCTTTTGATAAGAAAGCCAAAGACTTGTCGCAGGGTATGAAACAGCGGGTTGGAATTGCCCGGGCATTTGCATTAAAGCCAAAAGTTTTATTACTTGATGAGCCGTTTGGAATGCTCGATTCGATGACCCGGATTGAACTACAGGATGTGTTGATTGATGTATGGTCGAAAGAGAAAATTACAGCCATTATGGTAACTCACGATGTGGATGAAGCAATCTTTTTGTCTGACCGGGTAATTATGATGACATCGGGCCCTTACGCAAAGGTTGGCGAGGTTGCACACATTAACCTTGAACGGCCTCGCAACCGAAAAACAGTGGTAGAACACCCTGACTTTTATAAGTATCGTCAGAAGCTACTCACATTTTTAGATCATTAA
- a CDS encoding ABC transporter ATP-binding protein, producing the protein MSAFLELRNVSKSFGQGTNRVEVLKNINLTVEEGEFIAIVGFTGSGKTTLISLIAGLIQPDEGEILLKGKPINGPGPDRGVIFQNYSLLPWLSVSGNVDMAVKQVFPKMTKTDRRNHVEHFIKMVNLHPALHKKPSELSGGMRQRVSVARALAMDPEILLMDEPLGALDALTRGSLQMEIERIWRESKKTVLLITNDVDEGILLADRVIPLKPGPRATLGLNFPIGFTRPRDKATINADPNFKKERNAINSYLMEIGKHRVVANDTKYDLPLLDPIIPGAEKRLFNPRTNL; encoded by the coding sequence ATGAGTGCATTTCTTGAATTACGTAATGTATCGAAAAGTTTCGGACAAGGCACAAATCGTGTTGAGGTCCTGAAAAATATTAATCTGACTGTTGAGGAAGGAGAATTTATTGCCATTGTTGGTTTCACCGGTAGCGGAAAAACCACTCTTATTAGCCTCATTGCCGGATTAATTCAACCTGATGAAGGAGAGATTTTGCTAAAAGGAAAGCCCATAAACGGGCCGGGGCCAGACCGGGGAGTTATCTTTCAGAACTACTCTTTATTACCCTGGTTAAGTGTATCAGGGAATGTTGATATGGCCGTAAAACAGGTATTTCCTAAAATGACCAAAACAGACAGAAGGAACCATGTTGAACATTTTATAAAAATGGTTAATCTGCACCCGGCTTTGCACAAAAAGCCATCAGAACTATCAGGTGGAATGCGGCAGCGTGTTTCCGTAGCACGGGCATTGGCCATGGATCCGGAAATATTACTGATGGATGAACCTCTGGGTGCCCTCGATGCACTAACAAGGGGTTCGTTGCAGATGGAAATTGAGCGTATTTGGCGCGAATCAAAAAAAACAGTTTTGCTTATTACCAACGACGTGGACGAAGGTATTTTACTTGCCGACCGCGTTATTCCGCTAAAACCCGGACCGCGTGCCACGCTTGGCCTCAATTTTCCGATTGGTTTTACACGTCCTCGCGATAAAGCTACTATTAATGCCGATCCGAATTTTAAAAAAGAACGGAATGCCATTAACAGTTACCTGATGGAAATTGGCAAACATCGTGTAGTTGCCAATGATACGAAATATGATCTGCCCCTTTTGGACCCCATCATTCCGGGCGCAGAAAAACGTTTATTTAATCCAAGAACTAATTTGTAA
- a CDS encoding TonB-dependent receptor encodes MVKRIKLKNATKGMFFILLSLFSTIAFAQEISVSGTVKDASGMALPGVTIVEKGTTNGTITDVDGVYTIEVSGADAVLQISFIGMKSQEIAVSGRTSINIDMEDETIGLAEVVAVGYSVQRKADLTGAVEVVQMDAIENVSLSSGNPMQALQGHVPGLYIEKTGTPSATSSRILIRGVNTLGDNNPLYIIDGVPTKRPEVFQGLSAGSIVSVQVLKDASASSIYGARASNGVVIVTTKNGSDKKGEVRVEFNSNFSVQSEKSQRYDMLNAVDRGRALWQASVNDGVDPTSGYGEIYNFDWNGDYNNPVLNGVTVQPYVGGDMNVPAGDTDWQDATYETGFVINNDLTVSGGTEKSSVLMNIGYIKNTGMLKYTNYDRITARINGQTSTLDDRVKFGINAQVVSSNETLETPDLGSAPTPGLAITLAPTIPLYDSNGNYGGPLGSGYSDRNNPVMMQYINRWDNTNRRYLFGSVFAEIQPVKNLVLRTTLGIDYSMVKDKDIEPAFSNGFIARSVNNLRIYNSDFTSITWSNTANYKLDIGKSKFGFLLGIEAVSDNFQDFTGYKEGFSSQTEEFFVLSAGTSNGNSFGTATSSRLFSQFGKIDYNYNERFLASFTLRRDGSSRFGADNRYGFFPAATFGWRLSEEEFMTGMDKISNLKFRAGVGRVGNQDVGDFASLGLFEPRYGAVASQVDGIFHNDFFDDYWNVGSAYALDGQDSGNLPSGFVSVQAGNPALKWETTDELNLGIDFGFFDSQLVGAFDWYTRKTTDILIQPPVASALGEGQLQFLNGATKKNTGWEFALSYRKKVNSDLSYEIAGSASHFADKITELPEEVRTAYPGNSEQTVLGHSELSIFGYVADGIFKNQGEVDAHASQVGAAPGRIRWADLNDDGAINSLDQKFLGTLLPKLEYSLRIDVNYKDFDMSVFGSGVAGKTGYDPYTYYNDFIRGRDNVGPGVFKAWTTQNPDSDVPALTLSDSNNETRTSSYLNVNASYFKLRNIQLGYTLPKSALDKVGMDKVRFYLMAENLFWIQSNEFQGPDPERTDVNTIPIPRTFSAGVNVAF; translated from the coding sequence ATGGTAAAAAGAATCAAACTTAAAAATGCGACTAAGGGAATGTTTTTCATTCTGCTTAGTTTGTTTTCAACAATCGCATTTGCCCAGGAAATTTCGGTTTCGGGTACTGTGAAAGACGCCTCGGGCATGGCATTGCCAGGTGTAACAATTGTTGAAAAAGGAACAACTAACGGTACCATTACCGATGTTGATGGTGTGTACACTATCGAGGTATCGGGTGCCGATGCAGTGCTGCAGATTTCTTTTATTGGAATGAAATCACAGGAAATAGCAGTATCAGGCAGAACATCCATTAATATTGATATGGAGGATGAAACCATCGGTTTGGCAGAAGTTGTAGCCGTTGGTTATAGCGTTCAGCGAAAAGCCGATTTAACCGGTGCGGTTGAAGTGGTACAAATGGACGCTATTGAAAATGTGAGTTTAAGTTCGGGTAACCCCATGCAGGCTTTGCAGGGCCATGTTCCGGGACTTTATATTGAAAAAACCGGTACTCCCAGTGCAACCAGCAGTCGAATTCTTATTCGTGGAGTTAATACGCTGGGAGATAACAACCCATTGTATATTATCGATGGAGTACCAACCAAAAGACCAGAGGTTTTTCAGGGACTGAGCGCCGGTTCAATTGTTTCGGTGCAGGTATTGAAAGATGCGTCAGCTTCTTCAATTTATGGAGCACGTGCATCAAACGGTGTTGTAATTGTTACCACCAAAAACGGATCGGATAAAAAAGGCGAAGTTAGAGTAGAATTTAACTCTAACTTTTCGGTTCAAAGCGAAAAATCGCAACGGTACGATATGCTGAATGCTGTTGATCGTGGCCGGGCTTTATGGCAGGCATCGGTAAACGATGGCGTTGATCCAACAAGCGGATACGGCGAAATTTACAACTTCGACTGGAACGGTGATTATAACAATCCTGTTCTGAATGGCGTAACCGTTCAGCCTTATGTTGGTGGAGATATGAACGTTCCTGCGGGCGATACGGATTGGCAGGATGCAACTTATGAAACTGGTTTTGTAATCAATAACGACCTGACTGTTTCCGGCGGAACTGAAAAGTCTTCGGTATTAATGAATATTGGTTACATCAAAAATACCGGTATGCTGAAATACACCAACTACGATCGTATTACGGCACGTATTAACGGGCAAACCAGCACGCTGGATGATCGGGTGAAGTTTGGTATCAATGCACAGGTTGTATCGTCGAACGAAACATTGGAAACTCCCGATCTTGGTAGTGCTCCAACGCCTGGCCTGGCAATTACTTTGGCTCCAACAATTCCGTTGTACGATTCAAATGGCAATTATGGTGGACCACTTGGATCAGGTTATTCCGACCGGAATAACCCGGTAATGATGCAGTATATTAACCGTTGGGACAATACCAATCGCAGGTATTTATTTGGTAGTGTATTTGCTGAAATTCAGCCGGTAAAAAATCTTGTACTGCGCACAACGCTCGGAATTGACTATTCGATGGTGAAAGACAAAGATATTGAACCTGCTTTTAGCAATGGTTTTATTGCCCGTTCAGTAAATAACTTACGAATTTACAACAGCGACTTCACCAGTATAACCTGGTCGAACACTGCTAATTACAAGCTTGATATTGGTAAAAGTAAATTTGGATTCCTTTTAGGTATTGAAGCGGTGAGCGATAATTTTCAGGATTTCACCGGATATAAAGAAGGATTTTCTTCGCAAACTGAAGAGTTTTTTGTGTTGAGCGCCGGAACCAGTAACGGAAATAGTTTTGGAACAGCAACAAGCAGTCGTTTATTCTCTCAGTTCGGAAAAATCGATTACAACTACAACGAACGTTTTCTGGCGTCGTTCACACTACGTCGGGATGGTTCATCGCGATTCGGTGCCGATAACCGCTATGGTTTCTTCCCTGCTGCTACCTTCGGATGGCGTTTGAGCGAAGAGGAGTTTATGACAGGAATGGACAAAATTTCAAACCTGAAATTCCGTGCCGGTGTTGGTCGTGTTGGTAACCAGGATGTTGGTGATTTTGCCAGTCTTGGATTATTTGAACCTCGTTACGGCGCTGTGGCCAGCCAGGTTGATGGTATTTTCCACAACGACTTTTTTGATGACTACTGGAATGTTGGTTCAGCTTATGCTTTAGATGGTCAGGATTCAGGAAACCTGCCTTCGGGTTTTGTATCTGTACAAGCCGGAAACCCTGCCTTGAAATGGGAAACAACAGATGAATTAAACCTGGGTATCGATTTCGGATTTTTCGACAGTCAGTTGGTAGGAGCATTCGATTGGTATACACGTAAAACAACCGATATTTTGATTCAGCCACCGGTAGCTTCGGCTTTAGGTGAAGGACAACTACAGTTCCTGAATGGAGCAACCAAGAAAAACACAGGTTGGGAATTTGCGTTGAGTTACAGAAAAAAAGTGAACAGCGACTTATCGTACGAAATTGCAGGTAGTGCCAGCCACTTTGCCGATAAAATCACTGAACTCCCTGAAGAAGTTAGAACAGCTTATCCTGGTAACTCGGAGCAAACAGTTCTTGGTCATTCAGAGCTTTCGATTTTTGGTTACGTAGCTGACGGTATTTTTAAAAACCAGGGAGAAGTTGATGCCCATGCCAGCCAGGTTGGTGCTGCCCCGGGGCGTATCCGCTGGGCTGATTTGAATGATGATGGTGCAATCAACTCACTCGACCAGAAATTCCTTGGAACACTGCTTCCAAAACTGGAGTATAGTTTAAGAATTGATGTGAATTACAAAGACTTTGATATGTCTGTTTTCGGATCGGGTGTTGCCGGAAAAACCGGTTATGATCCTTATACTTACTATAACGATTTTATTCGTGGTCGCGATAACGTAGGACCGGGTGTTTTCAAAGCCTGGACTACGCAAAATCCGGATTCAGATGTTCCTGCATTAACATTGTCGGATAGCAATAACGAAACGCGTACTTCAAGCTATTTGAACGTAAACGCATCTTATTTCAAATTGCGTAACATCCAGCTTGGTTACACCTTGCCAAAATCTGCATTGGATAAAGTTGGCATGGACAAGGTTCGCTTTTACCTGATGGCCGAAAACCTGTTTTGGATTCAGAGCAATGAATTTCAGGGACCGGATCCGGAACGTACCGATGTAAATACCATCCCGATTCCAAGGACTTTCTCTGCCGGTGTTAATGTTGCATTCTAA